The following coding sequences lie in one Deinococcus sp. YIM 134068 genomic window:
- a CDS encoding MBL fold metallo-hydrolase, with protein sequence MRPPVAEGVGGWRVHLRTLHANVYLLDGPEGRLIVDAGALPFAPQFARLLRAFRPDALLVTHRHVDHTSGAFLAARRGLPVLAHPAEHPFLAGERHDLPLRVPGLGERVSRVHPKVPPQSLRGVSPGEQVHGWTVLHLPGHTAGQLGLMRDGVLIAGDAVVGSRDGAHLPRPVYSADHRGAEETLRHVAELDLRLVLPGHGPPLTPEQVRRRARRGEVNS encoded by the coding sequence GTGAGACCGCCCGTCGCCGAGGGGGTGGGGGGCTGGCGGGTTCACCTCCGCACCCTGCACGCCAACGTCTATCTGCTGGACGGGCCGGAGGGACGGCTGATCGTGGACGCCGGGGCGCTGCCCTTCGCGCCGCAGTTCGCCCGCCTGCTCAGGGCGTTCCGACCTGACGCCCTCCTCGTCACCCACCGCCATGTGGACCATACGAGCGGGGCGTTCCTGGCGGCGCGGCGCGGTCTGCCCGTCCTCGCGCACCCGGCGGAGCATCCCTTCCTCGCGGGCGAGCGGCATGACCTTCCACTGAGGGTGCCGGGGCTGGGAGAGCGGGTGTCGCGCGTCCACCCGAAGGTTCCTCCCCAATCTCTTCGCGGCGTCTCGCCCGGAGAACAGGTCCACGGCTGGACCGTCCTCCACCTGCCCGGCCACACGGCGGGGCAACTCGGGCTGATGCGGGACGGCGTGCTGATTGCCGGGGACGCGGTGGTCGGCTCGCGGGACGGCGCGCATCTGCCCCGCCCGGTCTACAGCGCCGATCACCGAGGGGCGGAGGAGACGTTGCGGCACGTGGCAGAACTCGACCTCCGCCTCGTCCTGCCCGGTCACGGTCCGCCCCTGACGCCGGAGCAGGTGCGTCGGCGGGCACGGCGGGGAGAGGTGAACTCCTGA
- the galK gene encoding galactokinase, giving the protein MTFQVVFGRDPEVTASAPGRVNLLGEHTDYQGGFVLPTAIPQQATVAISRSNGGAHRLHSANLNRTLTVPLGERGEDFAPYVIGCIELMGVDDALDVFITSDVPSGGLSSSAALEIATLRALRELYGLPQDDVEIALIGQRVEHEYVGVKSGIMDQMASSLADTTRMLFLDTRSLERRVYPFPAGAEILVLDSGVPRTLAGSGYNERRAQVEEAARQLGVPELRDVTDVSQVEALSDALLRRRARHVVTENARVLAALGADAARFGELMNASHASLQHDYEVSHPRVDELVALLQADPRVYGARMTGAGFGGALVALVPQGEAAAIADGVLARYSGEGQRVVP; this is encoded by the coding sequence ATGACTTTCCAAGTCGTCTTCGGACGTGACCCAGAGGTGACGGCCAGTGCGCCGGGCCGGGTCAACCTTCTGGGCGAACACACCGACTATCAGGGCGGATTCGTGCTGCCCACGGCGATTCCCCAGCAGGCCACCGTCGCCATCTCGCGGAGCAACGGTGGGGCACACCGCCTCCACAGCGCCAACCTGAACCGCACGCTGACCGTTCCCCTCGGTGAGCGCGGCGAGGACTTCGCCCCCTACGTGATCGGCTGCATCGAACTCATGGGGGTGGACGACGCCCTCGATGTGTTCATCACGAGCGACGTGCCGAGCGGGGGGTTGAGCAGCAGCGCGGCGCTGGAGATCGCCACCCTGCGCGCCCTGCGGGAGCTGTACGGGCTGCCCCAGGACGACGTGGAGATCGCCCTGATCGGGCAGCGGGTGGAACACGAGTATGTGGGCGTGAAGTCGGGCATCATGGATCAGATGGCGAGCAGCCTCGCCGACACGACGCGGATGCTGTTTCTCGACACGCGCAGCCTGGAGCGCCGCGTGTACCCCTTCCCGGCGGGGGCGGAAATCCTCGTGCTTGACTCCGGGGTCCCACGCACCCTGGCGGGCAGCGGCTACAACGAGCGCCGCGCGCAGGTCGAGGAGGCCGCCCGGCAACTCGGCGTGCCGGAATTACGTGACGTGACGGACGTTTCCCAGGTCGAGGCCCTCTCCGACGCCCTGTTGCGCCGCCGCGCCCGCCACGTGGTCACGGAGAACGCACGGGTGCTGGCCGCGCTGGGGGCCGACGCCGCCCGCTTCGGCGAGTTGATGAACGCCTCGCACGCCAGCCTGCAACATGATTACGAGGTCTCCCATCCCCGCGTGGACGAGCTGGTGGCGCTCCTTCAGGCGGACCCGCGTGTGTACGGTGCCCGGATGACGGGGGCGGGCTTCGGCGGGGCGCTCGTGGCGCTCGTGCCGCAGGGGGAGGCGGCTGCCATCGCGGACGGCGTGCTGGCGCGGTACAGCGGGGAGGGGCAGCGGGTGGTGCCGTAA
- a CDS encoding LCP family protein, with the protein MRRRWKLWLLASLLAAGGAGGYLYQEKQETGEIARALWHELDDYDHAEAVADPLFADLKSGGGGETEVSAATPTPSKPAAEPKPAPAQPVQPIQSSAQVKKKEQAATTPAPEVTPVPAKSVTQARTQKPEASATSAPAPPPAQTTQAQRPQPQAAPQTPQPQLPQQNPQATPSQAPAHTPGRYDAGSSRPNPHTNNVHILLVGNDQERIGKGRADSIMLVTLNPGREVLEIVSVPRDTWVDIPHHGFDKVNHAYQFGGVDLLNHTLQRFFGFPFQYYVEISQGGFRSLIDQVGGVDVDVPFSFTYEGHTFQKGPMHLNGETALAYSRMRKLDPRGAFGREDRQKQIVGALLRRLGEIPLSDSARLNDLARQLIPYVRTDLGPRKVVALRRAHPYALDRTERLSVQGQGRVMKGIYYYVVEDGERRRLHLALR; encoded by the coding sequence GTGAGGAGGCGGTGGAAGCTCTGGCTGCTCGCCTCGCTGCTGGCGGCGGGTGGGGCGGGCGGCTACCTGTATCAGGAGAAGCAGGAGACGGGGGAGATTGCCCGCGCCCTGTGGCACGAGCTGGACGATTACGACCACGCCGAGGCGGTGGCCGACCCGCTCTTCGCCGACCTGAAATCGGGAGGCGGGGGGGAGACGGAGGTAAGTGCCGCGACGCCCACGCCGTCCAAACCGGCGGCGGAGCCGAAGCCCGCGCCCGCCCAGCCTGTTCAGCCCATTCAGTCTTCCGCACAGGTGAAGAAGAAAGAGCAGGCCGCCACGACGCCCGCGCCCGAGGTCACGCCTGTTCCGGCAAAGTCCGTCACACAGGCCCGGACCCAGAAGCCAGAGGCGAGCGCCACATCCGCACCAGCACCACCTCCAGCTCAGACCACACAGGCACAGAGACCGCAGCCCCAGGCAGCTCCACAGACGCCCCAGCCGCAGCTACCTCAGCAGAACCCGCAGGCCACCCCGTCCCAAGCCCCCGCGCACACACCCGGACGGTACGACGCGGGCAGTTCCCGGCCCAATCCCCACACCAACAACGTCCACATCCTGCTCGTCGGGAACGATCAGGAGCGCATCGGCAAGGGGCGGGCCGACTCCATCATGCTCGTCACACTCAACCCAGGGCGGGAGGTGCTGGAGATCGTCAGCGTGCCGCGCGACACCTGGGTGGACATCCCCCACCACGGCTTCGACAAGGTGAACCACGCCTACCAGTTTGGCGGGGTGGACCTGCTCAATCACACCCTGCAACGCTTTTTCGGCTTTCCCTTCCAGTACTACGTGGAGATCAGCCAGGGCGGCTTCCGCAGCCTGATCGATCAGGTGGGCGGGGTGGACGTGGACGTGCCCTTCTCCTTCACCTACGAGGGCCACACCTTCCAGAAGGGGCCGATGCACCTGAATGGCGAGACGGCGCTGGCCTACAGCCGGATGCGGAAGCTCGACCCGCGCGGGGCCTTCGGGCGTGAGGACCGCCAGAAGCAGATCGTGGGTGCCCTGCTGCGGCGTCTGGGCGAGATTCCCCTGAGCGACAGCGCACGCCTCAACGACCTCGCCCGCCAGCTCATCCCCTATGTCCGCACCGACCTGGGGCCGCGCAAGGTCGTCGCCCTGCGCCGCGCCCATCCCTATGCCCTCGACCGCACGGAGAGGCTGAGCGTCCAGGGCCAGGGTCGGGTCATGAAGGGCATCTACTACTACGTGGTGGAGGACGGCGAGCGGCGACGGTTGCATCTGGCGCTGCGGTAG
- a CDS encoding ABC transporter substrate-binding protein has product MKRPTRLLLTALLASSSLALADVRVGVVVSSTGPAASLGIPEKNTVALLPQTIGGQKVIYTVLDDASDTTAAVTATRKLIQDSRVDLIIGTTTTPASLAMIDVVSEAKVPMISLAASEAIIKPVDARRSWVFKTPQTDALMAAAIAQHMQQNKVKTVGYIGFNDAYGEGWLSELQKNAAARGIRVVAVERYGRSDTSVTGQILKVLAARPDAVLVGASGVPAVLPQKTLKDRGFTGKIYQTHGVANADFLRVGGRDVEGAILPAGPVLVASQLPDTNPSKKVGLAYVNLYESRYGQNSVSTFGAHMWDAGLLLQKAIPAALKKAKPGTAEFRSAVRDALEGTRNVIGAHGIFNLSAQDHLGLDARSRVMVQVVDGDWKLIR; this is encoded by the coding sequence ATGAAGCGTCCCACCCGACTCCTGCTGACCGCCCTTCTCGCCTCCTCCTCCCTCGCGCTGGCCGACGTGCGGGTGGGTGTCGTCGTGTCGTCCACCGGCCCGGCGGCGAGCCTCGGCATCCCCGAGAAGAACACGGTCGCGCTGCTGCCGCAGACCATCGGCGGGCAGAAGGTGATCTACACGGTGCTGGACGACGCCTCCGACACCACCGCCGCCGTGACGGCCACCCGCAAGCTCATTCAGGACAGCCGGGTGGACCTCATCATCGGGACGACGACCACGCCCGCGTCGCTCGCCATGATCGACGTGGTATCCGAGGCGAAGGTGCCCATGATCAGCCTCGCCGCGTCCGAGGCGATCATCAAGCCCGTGGACGCCCGCCGAAGCTGGGTGTTCAAGACGCCGCAGACCGACGCGCTGATGGCCGCCGCCATCGCCCAGCACATGCAGCAGAACAAGGTGAAGACGGTGGGCTACATCGGCTTCAACGACGCCTACGGCGAGGGCTGGCTCTCGGAACTCCAGAAGAACGCGGCGGCACGGGGTATCCGGGTCGTGGCGGTGGAACGCTATGGCCGCAGCGATACCAGCGTCACCGGGCAGATTCTCAAGGTCCTCGCGGCCCGGCCCGACGCCGTGCTCGTCGGCGCGTCCGGCGTGCCCGCCGTGCTGCCGCAGAAGACGCTGAAGGACCGGGGCTTCACGGGCAAGATTTACCAGACGCACGGGGTCGCCAACGCCGACTTCCTGCGCGTGGGGGGCCGCGACGTAGAGGGCGCGATCCTGCCCGCCGGACCCGTGCTCGTCGCCTCGCAGCTTCCCGACACCAACCCCAGCAAGAAGGTCGGCCTCGCCTACGTCAACCTCTACGAGAGCCGGTACGGCCAGAACAGCGTCAGCACCTTCGGGGCGCACATGTGGGACGCGGGGCTGCTGCTGCAAAAGGCGATTCCCGCCGCGCTGAAAAAGGCTAAACCTGGCACCGCCGAGTTCCGCTCCGCCGTGCGCGACGCGCTGGAGGGCACCCGCAACGTGATCGGCGCGCACGGCATCTTCAACCTCAGCGCGCAGGACCACCTCGGCCTGGACGCCCGCAGCCGGGTGATGGTGCAGGTCGTGGACGGGGACTGGAAGCTGATTCGGTAG
- a CDS encoding FAD-binding oxidoreductase → MTTVEAAWVDALRARLGERVSVQPGDLTAHARDEGTPYHFAPGAVVFARSEEDVVGALAVAREYGVSVTPWGAGTSLEGAALPTPGGLSLDLSGLDTVGEVDAVGFTVTVGPGVRRVALNRRLRPHGLFFPVDPGADASVGGMAATNASGTTTVRYGGMREHVAVLRVALMDGRVLTLGSAARKSSSGYALKGLFVGSEGTLGVITSLTLRLHPLPPATASVQLAFPDVAGAVAASITLRGLGVLPERLEFVDAATIRAVNRHRARRDPEESTLWTEVAGRDRGDVDAQLALVAEAAALHGGRVVGEARTPEAASALWAARHGVYDALRAAWPGHTTRIGDVCVPLPALADTAALALRLLDDHGLTAPLVGHIGDGNLHLLMHAPPDDTDAWARIDHVLHALAAHAVAVGGTCTGEHGVGLRKRTYLRAEHGEALDVMRDMKALFDPLNLLNPGKVVGEVEVEG, encoded by the coding sequence ATGACGACAGTTGAGGCGGCGTGGGTGGACGCGTTGCGTGCGCGGCTGGGCGAGCGGGTGAGCGTTCAGCCCGGCGACCTGACGGCCCACGCACGGGACGAGGGCACGCCATATCACTTCGCGCCCGGTGCGGTCGTCTTCGCGCGGTCGGAGGAGGACGTGGTGGGGGCGCTGGCCGTCGCTCGGGAGTACGGGGTGTCCGTCACACCCTGGGGAGCTGGGACAAGCCTGGAGGGGGCCGCGCTGCCCACGCCGGGCGGCCTCTCGCTCGACCTGAGCGGACTGGACACGGTGGGCGAGGTGGATGCGGTCGGCTTCACGGTGACGGTGGGACCGGGGGTGCGGCGGGTGGCCCTGAACCGCCGTCTACGTCCGCACGGCCTGTTCTTCCCGGTGGACCCTGGCGCGGACGCCTCGGTGGGCGGGATGGCCGCCACGAACGCGAGCGGCACGACGACCGTTCGTTACGGCGGAATGCGTGAACACGTCGCCGTCCTGCGTGTCGCGCTGATGGATGGCCGGGTGCTGACACTCGGCAGCGCGGCCCGCAAGAGCAGCAGCGGGTATGCCCTCAAGGGCCTCTTCGTCGGCTCGGAGGGGACGCTGGGGGTCATCACGTCCCTCACCCTGCGGCTGCATCCCCTCCCACCCGCGACAGCGAGCGTGCAGCTTGCCTTCCCGGACGTGGCAGGGGCTGTCGCCGCGAGCATTACCCTACGTGGCCTGGGCGTGCTGCCCGAGCGACTGGAGTTCGTGGACGCCGCGACCATCCGCGCCGTGAACCGCCACCGCGCCCGCCGCGACCCCGAGGAATCGACCCTCTGGACCGAGGTGGCGGGCCGCGACCGGGGGGACGTGGACGCCCAACTCGCCCTCGTCGCCGAGGCGGCGGCCCTGCACGGCGGGCGGGTGGTCGGGGAGGCGCGGACACCCGAGGCCGCCTCCGCCCTGTGGGCCGCCCGGCATGGCGTGTACGACGCCCTGCGCGCCGCGTGGCCAGGCCACACCACCCGCATCGGGGATGTCTGCGTGCCTCTGCCTGCGCTCGCGGACACGGCGGCCCTCGCCCTGCGCCTGCTGGACGACCACGGCCTGACCGCCCCCCTCGTCGGGCACATCGGGGACGGCAACCTGCATCTGCTGATGCACGCCCCGCCGGACGATACGGACGCCTGGGCGCGCATAGACCATGTGCTGCACGCCCTCGCCGCCCACGCCGTCGCCGTGGGGGGCACCTGCACGGGCGAACACGGCGTCGGCCTGCGGAAACGCACCTACCTCCGTGCCGAACACGGCGAGGCGCTGGACGTGATGCGCGACATGAAGGCGCTCTTCGACCCGCTGAACTTGCTCAATCCGGGGAAGGTGGTGGGGGAGGTGGAAGTGGAGGGGTAG